A single window of Nicotiana sylvestris chromosome 3, ASM39365v2, whole genome shotgun sequence DNA harbors:
- the LOC104212930 gene encoding LOW QUALITY PROTEIN: flavanone 3-dioxygenase 3-like (The sequence of the model RefSeq protein was modified relative to this genomic sequence to represent the inferred CDS: deleted 2 bases in 1 codon), producing the protein MTYAEASTMDVYMRAHLVLGSNNPYFAYSFGMGDDNESSSSFPIGETAQEKGLSYVPKCYMMPPSQRPSLKSEFANVPMVDLAGMNDDNPTRSIIIQDIANACRRNGFFHVINHGISQAILDGALSAAFGFFDLATEDKEKIMSNDVYKPVRYGTSLKDGEDKVQFWRVFLKHYANPLIDWIKLWPENPPDYREKMGKYTEEVQKLAIKIMGIITEGLGLGPTYLSQNFQDGVNVIAVNCYPPCPQPGLALGLPPHSDYSILTIVLQSSAGLEILDTQNNEWRAVQDLQGTLQVHVGDHLEVLSNGLYKSVVHRVTLNSQKTRISVSSLHSLGMDEKMETAKELEDEEYPKRYKESSFSDFLKFLHENDIGQGSSFLMTLKNN; encoded by the exons ATGACTTATGCAGAAGCTTCAACCATGGATGTATATATGCGTGCACATTTAGTATTGGGAAG CAATAATCCATATTTTGCCTATAGCTTTGGGATGGGCGACGATAATGAAAGCTCAAGCTCATTTCCAATTGGGGAAACTGCACAAGAGAAGGGGCTATCCTATGTCCCAAAGTGTTACATGATGCCACCTTCACAACGGCCTAGTTTGAAGTCCGAGTTTGCAAATGTCCCAATGGTTGATTTGGCTGGTATGAATGATGATAAT CCTACAAGATCAATAATCATCCAAGACATTGCTAATGCTTGTCGCCGCAATGGTTTCTTTCAC GTTATCAACCACGGAATATCCCAGGCTATACTAGATGGAGCACTTTCAGCCGCCTTTGGTTTCTTCGACCTGGCTACtgaggacaaagaaaaaattATGTCGAATGATGTGTACAAGCCTGTTCGATATGGCACGAGTTTGAAGGATGGTGAAGACAAGGTTCAATTCTGGAGGGTCTTCCTCAAGCACTATGCAAATCCTCTTATTGATTGGATTAAACTGTGGCCTGAAAATCCACCAGACTACAG ggaaaagatggggaaaTATACAGAGGAAGTACAAAAGTTAGCCATTAAGATCATGGGCATAATCACTGAAGGCCTAGGACTTGGTCCAACATATCTAAGCCAAAATTTTCAAGATGGAGTGAATGTAATTGCTGTCAATTGTTATCCTCCATGTCCACAACCAGGCCTTGCACTTGGTCTCCCCCCACATTCAGATTACAGTATCCTAACCATTGTCCTTCAAAGCTCAGCAGGATTAGAAATTTTAGATACACAAAATAATGAATGGAGGGCAGTTCAAGATCTTCAGGGTACATTACAAGTCCATGTAGGTGACCATCTTGAAGTACTAAGTAATGGCTTGTATAAAAGTGTGGTACACAGAGTTACTTTAAACTCTCAAAAGACAAGAATTTCAGTTTCTAGTTTGCATAGTTTGGGAATGGATGAGAAGATGGAGACAGCTAAAGAGTTAGAGGATGAAGAATATCCAAAGAGGTATAAAGAAAGCAGCTTCTCAGATTTTCTCAAATTTCTGCATGAGAATGATATTGGACAAGGGAGTAGCTTCCTCATGACGCTCAAGAACAACTAG